The stretch of DNA GGGCAGCACGGCGGCGACGGCGTCGCGCAGTGCGCCCTTCTTCCTCCCGTCGGGGTCCCACGCCATCTTCGCCTCGATCGGCGCCTTCTGACCGAGCGCGGAGAAGGTGATCTGCGAGCCGCGGTCCTCCAGGATGTCGCCCCAGGTCTGCGACTCCCACAGGCCGAGGCGCTTCGCCTCCTGTTCGACCGCGGCGAGCGCGCGATCGCGCTCGTCCTCGGTCAGGGCGTGCGCGTAGACCGTGACGATCTCGTCGCCGCGCAGCCGGTAGTACTGGGTGCCGCACGTGGGCAGCAGGTGGATCCGCTCCAGTACCTCGGCGGGAGCGGGCGGCAGCTGCTCCACGACCTGTTTGCGGAACTGCTCCAGCTGGCCACCGGAGATGATCGCCACCTCGACGCGTTCGGCGAGCCGGACGAGCTGGTCGCCGATGGCCTCGGGGATCGCGCACTTCGACGGGGCGAGCGTGTCGTCGAGATCGAAGGCGACGAGTCGGGGTCCGGACACGCGAGGGAGTCTACTGTTGAGTACATGCGCCGTCTGCACAACATGACCCAGGCGTACGACTGGGGCTCCACGAGTGACATTCCTCGATTCCTGGGGCGCACGGGATCGGGGGAACCGGTCGCCGAGATGTGGCTGGGCACCCATCCCCTGGCCCCCTCGCAGGTCGAGACGCCCGAGGGCCTGCGCCCGCTGTCCGACGTGGCCGGCGAGATCCCCTTCATGCTCAAGATCCTCGCGGCCGAGCAGCCGCTGTCGATCCAGGTGCACCCCGGCCAGGCCGAGGCCCGCGAGGGATTCGCGCGCGAGGAGGCGGCCGGCGTGCCGCTGGACTCGCCACAGCGCGTGTTCAAGGACCCGAACCACAAGCCCGAGATGGTCTACGCGCTCAGCACCTTCGACACCCTCGTGGGCTTCCGCCCCACCGCCGAGATCCTGCGCGTCTTCTCCCAGCTCGACACCCCCACGATCAACGCCGCGTCCGCCACCCTGCGCGCGAAGACGGGCTTCAAGGGCATCGTCCGCGTCCTGGAGAACCTGCTGATCGCGCCCCCGCCGCCGGCCGAGATCGCCCAGGTCGTCATCCAGTGCAAGGCGCTCGTGCACGACGGCGTCGACATCAAGCGCGCCTACAGCACCGCGGCGATGATCGCCCGGCACCATCCCGACGACGTGGGCATCGTGGTCTCGCTGCTGCTCAACCGCTTCACGCTCCAGCCGGGCGAGGCGATGTTCCTGGGCACGGGCGTCATCCACGCGCACCTGTCGGGCCTGTGCCTGGAGGCCATGGTCAACTCCGACAACGTCATGCGCGCCGGACTCACCCGCAAGGCGCTCGACCCCGAGGGCCTCATCCGCTGCCTCGAGGCCGGCATGGCCCGCGTCGCTCGGGTCGAGCCGGGGTACCCCTCGTTCTCCACGGAGGTCTACCACCCGGAGGTCGAGGAGTTCGCGCTCGCGGTCACCCAGGTGTCCCCCGCCGACCCCGACGGCGTCTCGATCATCGCCGCCGCGCACTCGATCGTCATGTGCATCGGCGGTGCCGTGCAGCTGCTGAACTCGCGCGGCGAGAAGGTTCCGCTGAGCCGCGGCGAGACGGTCTACACCGATGCCGAGGACGGCGACCTCACCTTGGTGGGCACGGGCGAGATCGCCCAGATCTACCTGCCCGGTCCCGGCACGCCCGACTCCGAGCTCAAGGACCTGGTGGGCCACCGGCCCGTACGCGCGATCCCCTGAGGATCAGAGCAGGTCGGCGCGGTCGAGCCCGGGCAGTTGCGCCACGATCTCCTTGACCCGCTGCGACTGGGCGAGGTCGAGCACCAGCACGGCGTCGTCGGTCTGCACGACGGCCACGTTGCGCAGGCCCAGCACGGCGATCTGCACGCCCTCCTGCCCCCGGGCCACGCCGTCGGCGTCCACCCAGAGCACGTCGGGCGACGAGCCGAGCGGAGCGATGGAGGCGAAGTCGCCGAGGTCGTCCCACCCGAAGGTGGCCGGGACGACCGCCATGCCGCCCTCCGCGGCCACCGGCTCGGCGACGGCGTGGTCGATGGCGATCTTCTCCAGCGTCGGCCAGGTGCGACCGAGCTCGGCCACGAAGGCGGGGGTGCCCCACGCGGCCGCGACCGCCCGGAGGCCGGCGGCGAGCTCGGGCCGGAAGCGT from Aeromicrobium phoceense encodes:
- a CDS encoding HAD-IIB family hydrolase — its product is MSGPRLVAFDLDDTLAPSKCAIPEAIGDQLVRLAERVEVAIISGGQLEQFRKQVVEQLPPAPAEVLERIHLLPTCGTQYYRLRGDEIVTVYAHALTEDERDRALAAVEQEAKRLGLWESQTWGDILEDRGSQITFSALGQKAPIEAKMAWDPDGRKKGALRDAVAAVLPDLEVRSGGSTSVDITHRGIDKAYGMKQLADATGISLDDMLFVGDRLDPEGNDYPVLALGVPCHAVEGWPDTVEYLDELIPTLG
- the manA gene encoding mannose-6-phosphate isomerase, class I — encoded protein: MRRLHNMTQAYDWGSTSDIPRFLGRTGSGEPVAEMWLGTHPLAPSQVETPEGLRPLSDVAGEIPFMLKILAAEQPLSIQVHPGQAEAREGFAREEAAGVPLDSPQRVFKDPNHKPEMVYALSTFDTLVGFRPTAEILRVFSQLDTPTINAASATLRAKTGFKGIVRVLENLLIAPPPPAEIAQVVIQCKALVHDGVDIKRAYSTAAMIARHHPDDVGIVVSLLLNRFTLQPGEAMFLGTGVIHAHLSGLCLEAMVNSDNVMRAGLTRKALDPEGLIRCLEAGMARVARVEPGYPSFSTEVYHPEVEEFALAVTQVSPADPDGVSIIAAAHSIVMCIGGAVQLLNSRGEKVPLSRGETVYTDAEDGDLTLVGTGEIAQIYLPGPGTPDSELKDLVGHRPVRAIP